A stretch of the Capsicum annuum cultivar UCD-10X-F1 unplaced genomic scaffold, UCD10Xv1.1 ctg37215, whole genome shotgun sequence genome encodes the following:
- the LOC124891555 gene encoding uncharacterized protein LOC124891555 yields MSKVAKVDQRVKEYLEEAGYEKWARCHSPVKPAGSYLYCVYDSGLRYIVDIERGTCNCGRYQIDEIPYPHGIFVLKSKNMNVKDYGRYCSELYGPQTIVKTYELPIVLMSDKKDWSIPGFVDDEEVLLPKYQRPPGRQPKKERHLKSSESLSSNSNCCGKCRRAGHNRRTCGFFPKES; encoded by the exons atgtcTAAGGTTGCTAAGGTTGATCAACGAGTTAAGGAATATCTGGAGGAAGCTGGGTATGAAAAATGGGCTCGGTGTCACTCTCCT GTTAAGCCAGCAGGGAGttatctttattgtgtttatgattCGGGACTTAGGTACATTGTAGATATTGAGCGTGGAACGTGCAATTGTGGCCgatatcaaattgatgaaataccttATCCACATGGAATTTTcgtattaaaaagtaaaaatatgaatGTAAAGGATTATGGTCGTTATTGCTCTGAATTGTACGGGCCACAAACCATAGTGAAGACATATGAACTCCCGATAGTTCTAATGTCAGACAAGAAGGATTGGAGTATTCCAGGttttgttgatgatgaagaagTTTTGCTGCCCAAATATCAAAGACCTCCTGGTAGGCAACCAAAAAAAGAAAGGCATCTGAAATCAAGTGAATCACTGtcttcaaattcaaattgctGCGGAAAATGCAGACGAGCCGGTCACAATCGTAGGACTTGTGGTTTCTTTCCAAAGGAATCatga